The proteins below are encoded in one region of Aeromonas veronii:
- a CDS encoding cation diffusion facilitator family transporter, which translates to MAHYSHVISTLIRTEKQALTLSLFGCIGFALFGIGYGLFVGSNAIMLDGIFTLFSMGMTGLGLITAYLVTRPSDARFQYGYAHFEPITNVINGTIILLLCLGALHSGISSLMSGGREIDLGHALIYAAVCTFFCAIIYKVESAVAERINSELVRVDSKEWLVDTLLSVTLLIGFLVAIGLDAIGYGQYNRYIDPVLVTLLALCATLIPIKVLGRNLREVLKIAPKGDVSRLVASEIEALRQRHGVECYSHLAKSGRRFDLELNILVAPGQEWPIERQDALRQELWSRLGDTLGDAWLSVCFTREKRWL; encoded by the coding sequence ATGGCTCATTACAGCCATGTTATCAGTACGCTTATTCGCACCGAAAAACAGGCGCTGACCCTGTCGCTGTTCGGCTGCATCGGCTTCGCCCTATTCGGGATCGGCTATGGCCTGTTCGTCGGTTCCAACGCCATCATGCTCGATGGCATCTTCACCCTGTTCAGCATGGGCATGACGGGCCTTGGACTCATCACCGCCTACCTGGTCACCCGCCCCTCCGATGCCCGCTTCCAATATGGCTACGCCCATTTCGAGCCCATCACCAACGTCATCAACGGCACCATCATACTGCTGCTCTGTCTTGGCGCCCTGCACAGCGGCATCAGCTCCCTGATGAGCGGCGGGCGGGAGATAGACCTCGGTCACGCCCTCATCTATGCCGCCGTCTGCACCTTCTTCTGCGCCATTATCTACAAGGTCGAGTCTGCGGTGGCCGAACGGATCAATTCCGAACTGGTGCGGGTCGACTCCAAGGAGTGGCTGGTCGATACCCTGCTCAGCGTCACCCTGCTCATCGGTTTTCTGGTGGCCATCGGCCTCGATGCCATCGGCTATGGCCAGTACAACCGCTACATAGATCCCGTGCTGGTCACCCTGCTGGCCCTGTGCGCCACCCTGATCCCCATCAAGGTTCTCGGCCGCAACCTGCGGGAAGTGCTGAAAATCGCCCCCAAGGGGGATGTCTCCCGGCTGGTGGCCAGCGAGATAGAGGCCCTGCGCCAGCGCCACGGGGTCGAGTGCTACAGCCACTTGGCGAAAAGTGGCCGCCGCTTCGATCTCGAACTCAACATCCTGGTGGCCCCGGGCCAGGAGTGGCCCATCGAGCGCCAGGATGCCCTGCGCCAGGAGCTCTGGTCCCGCCTCGGCGACACCCTGGGGGACGCCTGGCTGTCGGTCTGCTTCACCCGCGAGAAACGCTGGCTGTAA